From Bacillus solimangrovi, the proteins below share one genomic window:
- a CDS encoding RNA degradosome polyphosphate kinase has product MDNNDVKVVELSNKAHYNNRELSWLAFNERVLQEAIDSSNPLGERFKFLAIFSSNLDEFFMVRVAGLKDQVKAEFNKPENKAGMTPKQQLAEISRMNHELVCQQYETYSHDLWSELEEEQIYMVSMKEVNTSQYNFLERTFNDHIFPVLTPMAIDAYRPFPMLLNKSLNLGIKLEDPTEDDIEQKEKFAIVQVPSVLDRFIELPSDGTSRQFIMLEDVIGHFIHHLFEGFEVKSVSQFRITRNADMTIHEEGARDLLKEIEKELKKRKWGAAVRLEIRKDNIEPSLLQFLLNVLEIHEKDVYHIHGPLDLTFLFKFHKVMAVNKEHLLFQTLIPQPPKDLQDQDDIFEVASRKDIFLHHPYESFHAVVDFIDDAADDPDVLAIKQTLYRVSGDSPIIEALKKAAENGKQVTVLVELKARFDEENNVQWAKALEKAGCHVIYGMNYLKTHSKITLVVRKKEGKIERFVHLGTGNYNDVTADFYTDMGIITSRTQFGEDATNFFNYLSGYMEKPAFHHLSVAPFDIRTDFIELINKEIQFHNQYGNGRIILKMNSLTDKSLIMKLYDASRAGVKIDLIVRGICCLRTGIKGISDNITVRSIVGRFLEHSRIYYFYHNGQEKYFLSSADMMTRNMIKRVEILFPIYSDEIKNSIKKILQISLEDNVKARVQTENGVYQYVQRKSGEKQVNSQMLLYDMAYMVGEDEE; this is encoded by the coding sequence ATGGACAATAATGATGTGAAAGTAGTGGAGCTAAGTAATAAAGCACATTACAATAATCGTGAGTTGAGTTGGCTTGCGTTTAACGAACGAGTTTTACAAGAAGCGATTGATTCATCAAACCCATTAGGGGAAAGATTTAAGTTCCTTGCTATCTTTTCTTCTAACTTAGATGAGTTTTTTATGGTTCGTGTCGCAGGGTTGAAAGATCAAGTGAAAGCAGAATTTAATAAACCTGAGAATAAGGCTGGTATGACACCGAAGCAACAGCTCGCTGAAATTTCGAGAATGAACCATGAACTTGTCTGTCAGCAATATGAGACATATTCACATGACCTATGGTCTGAATTAGAAGAAGAACAAATCTATATGGTATCCATGAAAGAAGTGAATACTTCTCAATACAATTTTTTAGAGAGAACTTTCAACGATCATATTTTTCCTGTCTTAACCCCAATGGCAATTGATGCTTACCGTCCATTTCCAATGTTATTAAATAAGAGCTTAAACCTCGGAATTAAGCTTGAGGATCCAACCGAAGATGATATTGAGCAGAAGGAAAAGTTTGCGATTGTCCAAGTTCCAAGTGTTCTCGACCGTTTTATTGAACTTCCTAGTGATGGAACAAGTCGTCAATTTATTATGCTTGAAGATGTAATTGGGCATTTCATTCATCACCTATTTGAAGGATTTGAAGTAAAATCTGTGTCACAATTTCGAATTACACGTAACGCAGATATGACGATCCATGAAGAGGGTGCTAGAGATTTACTAAAAGAAATAGAGAAGGAATTGAAGAAGCGAAAATGGGGGGCAGCTGTTCGTTTAGAAATACGCAAAGATAATATTGAACCTTCCTTGTTGCAATTTCTACTTAATGTGTTAGAAATTCATGAGAAAGATGTTTATCATATTCACGGGCCACTTGACTTAACATTTTTATTTAAATTTCACAAAGTTATGGCGGTAAATAAAGAACACTTGTTATTTCAAACGTTGATTCCACAACCTCCAAAGGACCTTCAAGATCAAGATGATATTTTTGAGGTTGCTTCTCGAAAAGATATCTTTTTGCATCACCCTTATGAATCGTTTCATGCGGTCGTTGATTTTATTGATGATGCGGCAGATGATCCTGATGTATTAGCCATTAAGCAAACGCTATATCGTGTAAGTGGTGATTCACCTATTATTGAGGCTCTGAAAAAGGCTGCTGAAAATGGCAAGCAAGTGACTGTTCTCGTAGAATTGAAAGCACGTTTTGATGAAGAGAACAACGTTCAATGGGCGAAAGCGTTAGAGAAGGCAGGCTGTCACGTTATTTATGGTATGAACTACTTGAAGACACATAGTAAAATCACCCTAGTAGTGCGTAAAAAAGAAGGGAAAATCGAACGCTTTGTTCATTTAGGGACGGGAAATTACAATGATGTAACAGCCGACTTTTATACAGATATGGGCATTATTACGTCACGAACACAATTTGGTGAAGATGCTACAAATTTCTTTAATTACTTAAGTGGATATATGGAAAAGCCAGCATTTCATCATTTATCAGTTGCTCCCTTTGATATTCGGACAGACTTTATTGAACTTATAAATAAAGAAATTCAATTTCATAACCAGTATGGAAATGGGCGTATTATCTTAAAAATGAATTCATTAACTGATAAGAGTCTCATTATGAAATTGTATGATGCGTCAAGAGCAGGTGTAAAGATTGATCTAATCGTCAGAGGGATTTGTTGCCTTCGGACTGGTATTAAAGGAATTAGTGATAATATAACCGTTAGAAGCATTGTTGGTCGATTCTTAGAACATAGTAGAATCTATTATTTCTATCATAATGGACAAGAGAAATACTTCTTATCCTCGGCAGATATGATGACGAGAAATATGATCAAACGTGTTGAAATCTTGTTCCCAATTTATTCAGATGAAATCAAAAACAGCATTAAAAAAATACTTCAAATTTCATTAGAAGATAACGTCAAAGCTCGTGTTCAAACAGAGAATGGTGTGTACCAATATGTACAACGTAAGTCAGGTGAAAAGCAAGTAAACAGTCAAATGTTGCTATATGACATGGCTTATATGGTAGGCGAAGATGAGGAATAA
- a CDS encoding fluoride efflux transporter FluC has protein sequence MKLSVAVLLGGASGAVLRLFVNTQMTFSQFPFATFTENISGSFLLGCLTGIAFNSNLPEWVRVGIGTGFCGGFTTMSTFAADSITLWQTSSTATIIYIGSSVAGGLTAAMIGIMVGLKLSFIWRKVS, from the coding sequence ATGAAATTGAGTGTCGCAGTATTATTGGGTGGTGCGTCAGGGGCTGTTCTGCGGCTATTTGTGAACACACAAATGACATTTTCACAATTTCCATTCGCAACATTTACAGAAAATATTAGTGGGAGCTTTTTATTAGGATGCTTAACTGGAATTGCATTCAATAGTAACCTACCAGAATGGGTTAGAGTAGGGATTGGTACAGGCTTTTGTGGAGGGTTTACGACGATGTCAACCTTTGCTGCTGATAGCATTACTTTGTGGCAAACATCCTCAACAGCTACCATCATTTATATCGGTTCTTCTGTTGCTGGTGGATTGACTGCTGCAATGATTGGAATAATGGTAGGACTTAAGCTTTCATTCATATGGAGGAAGGTATCATGA
- the crcB gene encoding fluoride efflux transporter CrcB, which yields MNLVFITAFGGAIGAWFRFLIGTFISKRFSRLPVAMILVNVIGAFGLGVYTGSYLNSDLVVNESMLHHFIGIGFFGAFTTFSTFSVEAVQLLQQKKTKSALIYMVSTIFGSILLFSFGVLCVI from the coding sequence ATGAACTTAGTTTTCATAACTGCATTTGGAGGTGCAATTGGGGCTTGGTTCCGGTTTCTAATCGGTACTTTTATTTCGAAGAGATTCTCAAGGTTACCTGTTGCGATGATACTTGTTAATGTAATTGGAGCATTTGGATTAGGGGTTTATACGGGGAGTTATTTGAATAGTGATCTAGTAGTAAATGAAAGTATGTTACACCATTTTATAGGGATTGGATTTTTTGGTGCATTTACAACATTTTCTACATTTTCTGTTGAAGCTGTTCAACTCCTTCAACAGAAGAAAACTAAATCAGCGCTCATCTATATGGTAAGTACAATTTTTGGAAGCATTCTCTTATTTTCGTTTGGGGTACTATGTGTCATATGA
- a CDS encoding EAL domain-containing protein has product MERIQELLKSESQLFSKGNLEKVIQRVIFDSVQDMIFLMKVEEGPTFKYAAVNQAVLENTNVPKDCVGKYLHDVLSEEVLETILGNYEKVTKEKVSCSFQDKITLNNGKTIYGESILTPIVDDDDVCQYVISVTRDITVMVEEKIRMDENEQRYRSLFDYNMDAIISLDERGRFLNANPSTQDITGYTEKELLNRSIQSLIYDDDQGYFERIFHRTLSGDKETLTCRIIHKKGMVHYIQMVTVPIVINENITGIYIIARDITERRKNELTIERLAYYDDLTGVMNRTSLIKDLSQAVKKGKKFNQNFALMYLDLDRFKLLNDTMGHNVGDLLLKKVANRILNIVRNSSAVFRQGGDEFIIILRGANHKKSEEVAKKIVESFNKPFLLNRKEVYITSSIGISLFPKDGETENELIQNADTALYQVKQSGKNHYRFYSEEMVKGTPRTLLLETELRKAVLANEFILFYQPQVNIQTNEVESFEALIRWESPEFGFVSPGEFIPLAEETGLIIPIGRWVIHEVCRQLAEWKKEGFPLATIGLNLSTRQFQQADLVEMIEEAIHTHDIDPKYLDIEITEGAMYDAREAVHVLNQLKALGVKVSIDDFGTGYSSLAHLKHFPIDTLKIDKSFIHDLLSDKDSEAIVSTILHMARVLDMDVVAEGVETMEEVQFLKQKKCEKAQGFYYSRPVPAQKVEEIYFQTQS; this is encoded by the coding sequence ATGGAAAGGATTCAGGAATTATTAAAAAGTGAGTCACAACTGTTTTCTAAAGGAAATTTAGAAAAGGTTATTCAGCGTGTTATTTTTGATTCTGTACAAGATATGATCTTCCTAATGAAAGTAGAAGAAGGACCTACGTTCAAGTATGCTGCTGTTAATCAAGCTGTATTGGAAAACACAAATGTACCAAAAGACTGTGTAGGTAAGTATCTTCATGATGTTCTATCTGAAGAAGTTTTAGAAACAATTCTAGGTAACTATGAAAAGGTTACAAAAGAAAAGGTATCATGTTCATTTCAAGATAAAATAACTTTAAATAACGGTAAAACGATATACGGTGAGTCGATATTAACACCGATTGTTGATGATGATGATGTTTGTCAATACGTCATCTCTGTAACGAGAGATATCACTGTGATGGTAGAAGAGAAAATTAGAATGGATGAAAACGAACAGCGTTATCGTTCGCTGTTTGATTATAATATGGATGCAATTATATCGTTAGATGAGAGGGGACGTTTTTTAAATGCCAATCCATCTACCCAAGATATAACTGGTTATACAGAAAAAGAGTTGTTAAATCGTTCCATACAAAGCTTGATCTATGATGATGATCAAGGTTATTTTGAGCGGATTTTTCATCGTACGTTATCAGGAGATAAAGAGACATTAACATGTCGGATTATCCATAAAAAAGGAATGGTTCACTATATTCAAATGGTTACAGTTCCAATAGTAATTAATGAGAATATAACAGGGATCTATATCATTGCTAGAGATATAACTGAGAGACGTAAGAATGAACTTACGATTGAGCGCCTTGCTTATTACGATGACTTAACAGGTGTTATGAATCGAACCTCTCTTATAAAGGATTTGTCTCAAGCAGTGAAAAAGGGGAAGAAATTTAATCAAAATTTTGCACTCATGTACTTAGATCTGGATCGTTTCAAATTGTTAAATGATACGATGGGGCACAATGTAGGTGATTTGTTATTAAAGAAAGTAGCTAATCGAATTTTAAACATTGTGAGAAATAGTTCAGCCGTCTTTCGTCAAGGTGGTGATGAATTCATTATTATTTTACGTGGAGCTAACCATAAAAAGTCTGAAGAGGTTGCAAAAAAAATTGTTGAATCGTTTAATAAGCCTTTTCTGTTAAATAGAAAAGAAGTCTATATCACATCAAGTATCGGAATCTCACTGTTCCCAAAAGACGGTGAAACTGAAAATGAGCTCATTCAAAATGCAGATACCGCACTTTACCAAGTGAAGCAAAGTGGGAAAAATCATTATCGATTCTATTCTGAAGAGATGGTAAAAGGAACTCCTCGCACATTATTACTTGAAACAGAGTTGCGTAAGGCTGTCTTAGCTAACGAATTCATCTTATTCTATCAACCTCAAGTGAACATTCAAACGAATGAGGTTGAAAGCTTTGAAGCATTGATTCGTTGGGAAAGTCCTGAGTTTGGATTCGTCTCACCTGGTGAATTTATTCCACTTGCAGAGGAGACAGGATTAATCATTCCGATCGGTCGTTGGGTTATTCATGAGGTTTGTCGCCAACTTGCTGAGTGGAAAAAGGAAGGTTTCCCGTTGGCAACAATCGGATTGAACTTATCAACGCGCCAGTTTCAACAGGCAGATCTCGTTGAAATGATTGAAGAAGCTATCCATACGCATGATATAGACCCAAAGTATCTTGATATTGAAATTACCGAAGGTGCAATGTATGATGCTCGTGAAGCGGTCCACGTATTAAATCAATTAAAGGCTCTTGGTGTGAAGGTATCAATCGATGATTTTGGAACAGGTTATTCGTCGCTTGCACACTTAAAGCATTTTCCAATTGACACATTGAAAATTGATAAATCATTCATCCATGATTTGCTTTCTGATAAAGATAGTGAAGCGATTGTATCGACGATCTTACATATGGCGAGAGTATTAGATATGGATGTTGTTGCTGAAGGTGTTGAGACGATGGAGGAAGTGCAATTTTTGAAACAGAAAAAATGTGAAAAGGCTCAAGGCTTTTATTATAGTCGTCCAGTGCCTGCTCAAAAGGTTGAAGAAATTTATTTTCAAACCCAATCTTAA
- a CDS encoding metallophosphoesterase, with protein MKRSFKLLINTIILTGGTYVYARYIEPRLIRTNLEKIVAPQIPESFDGLRILQFSDTHIGHNYTLDQFKRLVEKINEQSCDLVLFTGDLVDEPNNYDQLDQISPILSAIQAPLGKYAIFGNHDHGGYGTEIMKKVYEQSDFQLLMNERVDIYNTLGERIIIGGIDDAMLGHPKPELALQNVTEEDFAILLAHEPDIFAHLGSFHFHTQLSGHSHGGQVQLPFLGPLYTPPGAKKYYEGWYDHADNEKKLYVNRGIGTTREPYRFLSIPEITIFTLKRSEAS; from the coding sequence ATGAAACGATCTTTTAAACTATTAATAAATACCATTATTTTAACGGGTGGAACTTATGTATATGCACGCTATATCGAACCTCGACTCATTCGAACGAATTTAGAAAAAATTGTTGCGCCTCAAATACCTGAAAGCTTTGATGGACTACGAATTCTTCAATTTAGCGATACACATATCGGTCACAACTATACACTCGATCAGTTCAAACGACTCGTTGAGAAAATCAATGAACAATCATGTGACCTCGTTTTATTCACTGGCGACTTAGTCGATGAACCAAATAACTATGACCAGTTAGATCAAATAAGTCCGATTCTTTCAGCTATTCAAGCACCTTTAGGTAAATATGCTATATTTGGAAACCATGACCACGGTGGATATGGTACAGAAATTATGAAGAAAGTATACGAGCAATCAGATTTTCAATTACTAATGAATGAACGTGTAGATATCTATAACACACTTGGGGAACGCATTATCATAGGTGGAATTGATGATGCCATGCTTGGACATCCAAAACCTGAATTAGCTTTACAAAACGTAACTGAAGAAGATTTCGCAATATTACTAGCTCATGAGCCAGATATTTTTGCTCATCTTGGTAGTTTTCACTTCCATACTCAATTATCTGGTCATAGTCATGGAGGACAAGTACAACTCCCCTTCCTTGGTCCATTGTACACACCACCTGGTGCAAAGAAATATTATGAAGGCTGGTATGACCATGCCGATAATGAGAAGAAGCTATATGTCAATCGAGGTATTGGTACTACACGTGAGCCATATCGCTTTTTATCTATACCAGAAATAACAATTTTCACATTAAAAAGATCAGAAGCATCTTAA
- a CDS encoding SLC13 family permease: MNQPMIMTFVILAVTTLFFINGKFRTDAVAVGSMLTLVLFGIITPTEALSGFSNSIVIMIAGLFVVGAGIFRTGLAKLIGKQLLKLAGKNETKLLIVVMLVVGIFSGFMSNTGTVAVLLPVVLSLALEMKVSPSKFLIPLAYASSLGGVLTLIGTPPNLVVSQTLKDYNYEGLAFFDFTIIGLVALITGLLFMVTVGKRLLPDYKVTGSGKDHISPEQLAGYYKLQDELFCVRVLPESSIVGKTLAQLKVRERYHLTVVEIDRREGERFSLIQQMRRRSAASKSEFHVDDILFLLGKKGQVHQFADENGLAFEAVKPTDRTNRLVSKELGLTEIIISAHSDFINRTVAELNFREIYQLNVLAINRRGKYIRGDLIHEKLRFGDALLVHGEWRQIELLGNDSSNVILTNSIEDDASNAFAKGKAPIALAIMVFMLILMTFNIVSSVIAVMISAFLMLVTGCLRNMDEAYRNINWESVVLIAAMLPMATALEKTGGVELISNSLVTSLGGFGPTAVMAGFYIVTMILSQFISNTATAVIFAPIAITASVSMGVSPYPLLLSVSVAASMAFATPVASPTNALVLTAGGYQFKDFVKVGVPLQVVIMIVMMFTIPLVYPF; this comes from the coding sequence ATGAATCAGCCGATGATCATGACATTTGTAATTTTAGCTGTTACAACGCTATTTTTTATTAATGGAAAGTTTAGAACGGACGCTGTTGCGGTCGGTTCAATGCTGACACTCGTTTTGTTTGGCATCATTACTCCGACTGAAGCATTGAGTGGATTTTCCAATTCGATCGTGATTATGATTGCGGGATTGTTTGTCGTTGGGGCTGGGATTTTTCGGACGGGTCTTGCAAAATTAATCGGTAAGCAATTATTGAAACTAGCAGGGAAAAATGAAACGAAACTCTTAATTGTCGTTATGCTTGTTGTAGGTATATTTAGCGGGTTTATGAGCAATACGGGGACAGTTGCCGTATTGTTGCCAGTTGTACTTAGTTTAGCGCTAGAAATGAAGGTAAGCCCTTCAAAGTTTCTTATTCCGCTTGCGTATGCGAGTAGTCTTGGAGGTGTATTAACGCTCATAGGTACACCTCCGAATCTCGTCGTTAGTCAAACATTAAAAGACTATAATTATGAGGGACTTGCATTTTTTGATTTTACAATCATTGGATTAGTCGCATTAATTACAGGTTTATTGTTTATGGTGACAGTAGGAAAGAGACTGTTACCTGACTATAAGGTGACTGGAAGTGGAAAAGACCATATTTCTCCAGAACAGCTGGCTGGATATTATAAGTTACAAGATGAATTGTTTTGCGTACGTGTCTTACCTGAGTCGAGCATAGTTGGAAAGACGCTCGCACAATTAAAAGTCCGTGAACGGTATCATCTAACAGTAGTTGAGATTGACCGTCGAGAAGGTGAACGTTTTTCGTTAATTCAGCAGATGCGACGTCGATCAGCAGCATCTAAAAGTGAGTTTCACGTCGATGATATTTTGTTTCTGCTTGGTAAGAAGGGACAGGTCCATCAGTTTGCTGATGAAAACGGGTTAGCATTTGAAGCTGTTAAACCAACTGATCGAACGAATCGTCTCGTTTCTAAAGAGCTTGGATTGACCGAAATCATTATTAGTGCACATTCCGATTTTATTAATCGAACCGTAGCGGAGTTGAACTTTCGTGAAATCTATCAGCTAAACGTCTTGGCTATTAATAGACGTGGGAAATATATTCGTGGTGATTTGATTCATGAGAAGCTGCGTTTTGGAGATGCTCTGCTTGTTCATGGAGAATGGCGTCAAATTGAGTTGCTCGGAAATGATAGTTCTAACGTTATTTTAACAAACTCAATTGAAGATGATGCAAGCAATGCTTTTGCAAAGGGGAAAGCACCTATTGCATTGGCAATCATGGTATTTATGCTCATATTAATGACGTTTAATATTGTATCAAGTGTAATTGCGGTTATGATTTCTGCCTTTCTTATGCTTGTAACAGGATGTTTGCGAAATATGGATGAGGCATATCGAAATATTAATTGGGAGTCTGTTGTGTTAATAGCCGCAATGCTTCCGATGGCAACCGCCCTCGAAAAAACAGGAGGGGTAGAGCTCATCTCGAATAGCTTAGTTACTTCCCTTGGAGGGTTTGGCCCAACGGCAGTAATGGCTGGTTTTTATATCGTGACGATGATTTTAAGTCAATTTATAAGTAATACAGCAACAGCTGTTATCTTCGCACCAATCGCAATTACAGCATCAGTAAGTATGGGAGTTAGTCCTTATCCGCTCTTGTTATCAGTATCTGTTGCAGCAAGTATGGCGTTTGCTACACCAGTTGCTTCTCCGACCAATGCACTTGTGCTTACAGCTGGTGGCTATCAGTTCAAGGATTTTGTCAAAGTTGGTGTACCGTTACAAGTGGTCATCATGATCGTTATGATGTTTACAATTCCACTTGTGTATCCATTTTAA
- the fadH gene encoding 2,4-dienoyl-CoA reductase → MNNEVVIVTGGSNGMGKYMAKEFASQGAKVVITGRNLERLEAAKQEIEQTEGQVLTVQMDVRNTDDIERMLKESVDAFGKVTALVNNAAGNFVVPAEKLSVNGWNSVIDIVLNGTFYCSNILGNYWIENGIKGKITNIVATYAWDAGPGVIHSASAKAGVLAMTRTLAVEWGRQYGIRVNAIAPGPIERTGGAEKLFTSEKAAKRTLASIPLGRLGTPEEIGKLAAFIFSDDAAYMNGECLTLDGGQHLNQYPF, encoded by the coding sequence ATGAATAATGAAGTAGTAATTGTTACAGGCGGATCAAACGGTATGGGGAAATATATGGCAAAAGAGTTTGCTTCTCAAGGTGCAAAGGTTGTCATCACTGGTAGAAACTTAGAAAGATTAGAAGCAGCTAAACAAGAAATTGAACAAACTGAAGGACAGGTTCTTACAGTTCAAATGGACGTTCGAAATACAGATGATATTGAAAGAATGTTAAAAGAATCAGTGGATGCATTCGGTAAAGTAACTGCTCTAGTAAACAATGCAGCTGGTAATTTTGTCGTACCTGCTGAAAAATTATCTGTAAACGGTTGGAATTCTGTAATTGATATCGTACTAAATGGTACATTCTATTGTTCTAATATTCTAGGAAACTATTGGATTGAGAATGGTATAAAAGGAAAAATCACTAACATTGTCGCTACATATGCATGGGATGCAGGTCCTGGTGTTATTCATTCGGCAAGTGCAAAAGCAGGTGTGTTAGCTATGACACGTACGCTTGCGGTTGAATGGGGTAGACAGTATGGCATTCGTGTTAACGCGATTGCACCTGGTCCAATCGAGCGTACTGGTGGAGCGGAGAAACTGTTTACATCAGAAAAGGCAGCGAAACGTACACTAGCAAGTATTCCGCTAGGTCGTCTCGGTACTCCAGAAGAGATTGGGAAATTAGCAGCTTTCATTTTCTCTGATGATGCTGCATATATGAATGGTGAATGCCTAACGTTAGATGGCGGTCAGCACTTAAATCAGTATCCGTTTTAA
- a CDS encoding pyridoxal-phosphate-dependent aminotransferase family protein, whose protein sequence is MNQLNPPSRLLMGPGPSNAAPEVLRAMSTPLLGHLDPAFLHIMNETMDLLRTVYQTDNKVTLAMSGTGSAGMETLFVNLVEPDDKVIICVNGLFGHRMVDVASRCGAEVIEVHAPWGEIIQPEDVKRTLSKHPEVKLVGIVHAETSTGVKQPLDEISTIVHEHDALLVADMVTSLGGSPTEIDKIGVDAAYSGTQKCLSIPPGLAPVTLNDRAVEVISNRKTKVQSWYLDLSMIQNYWSDERFYHHTAPISMIYALREGLRLIVDEGLENVYARHERYGRALQAGLEALGLELVVKNAQHRLCQLTSVKVPEGFDEANGRKYLLDEYGLEFGGGLGELKGKAWRIGLMGYNANWRNVTFALAALENSLRTQGLEVNQGAGIAAAQSALQNL, encoded by the coding sequence ATGAATCAATTAAATCCACCAAGTCGTTTGCTCATGGGTCCTGGACCTAGTAATGCTGCACCAGAGGTGTTACGTGCGATGTCAACGCCGTTGCTTGGACATCTAGATCCTGCTTTCTTACATATTATGAATGAAACGATGGACTTGTTAAGAACGGTGTATCAAACAGATAATAAAGTAACATTAGCGATGTCTGGCACAGGAAGTGCTGGAATGGAGACTTTGTTTGTGAATCTTGTTGAACCAGATGATAAGGTCATAATTTGTGTTAATGGTTTATTTGGACATCGTATGGTTGATGTCGCATCGAGATGTGGGGCAGAGGTTATCGAAGTTCACGCTCCTTGGGGTGAGATTATCCAACCTGAAGATGTTAAGCGAACTTTATCCAAACATCCTGAAGTGAAGCTTGTCGGTATTGTCCATGCTGAGACATCTACAGGTGTGAAACAACCGCTTGATGAGATTAGTACAATTGTACATGAACACGATGCACTCTTAGTAGCAGATATGGTCACATCACTAGGTGGTTCGCCAACTGAAATTGATAAAATAGGTGTCGATGCTGCTTATAGCGGAACACAAAAATGTCTAAGTATCCCACCAGGCCTTGCTCCAGTCACGTTGAATGATCGCGCTGTTGAAGTGATCTCAAATCGAAAGACGAAGGTTCAAAGCTGGTATCTAGATTTATCGATGATTCAAAATTATTGGAGTGATGAACGATTCTATCATCACACTGCTCCAATCTCGATGATCTACGCTTTACGAGAAGGTTTACGTCTTATCGTAGACGAAGGTTTAGAGAACGTGTATGCACGTCATGAACGATATGGACGGGCATTACAAGCAGGGTTAGAAGCATTAGGGCTAGAGCTTGTTGTGAAAAATGCGCAACATCGTTTGTGTCAATTAACATCAGTGAAAGTACCTGAAGGCTTCGATGAGGCAAATGGTAGAAAATACCTCCTTGATGAGTATGGGTTAGAATTTGGAGGAGGACTTGGAGAACTGAAAGGAAAGGCGTGGCGAATAGGACTTATGGGTTATAATGCGAATTGGCGAAATGTCACATTTGCATTAGCCGCACTTGAAAATTCACTTCGCACTCAAGGGTTGGAAGTTAACCAAGGTGCTGGTATTGCTGCGGCACAATCAGCATTACAAAACTTATAA
- a CDS encoding SDR family oxidoreductase: protein MTKEQFYPHGQPAQHLKKQPGEEDAMTPKPIYKDSDYKSGDRLLNKVALITGGDSGIGRAVAIHYAKEGANVAIVYLDEDHDAQQTKKEVEAEGKECLLIRGDLGNESFCQDVVKQTLNKFGKLDILINNAGEQHPQQNFEDITSAQMEKTFRTNVFAAFYLTNASLPHLKEGSTIINTASITAYQGHPTLIDYSSTKGALVSFTRSLSTSLASKGIRVNAVAPGPIWTPLIPSTFPEDQVQTFGTNTPMGRAGQPEELAPSYVFLGSDESSYITGQTIHVNGGTILNG from the coding sequence ATGACAAAAGAACAATTTTACCCACATGGACAGCCTGCACAACATTTAAAAAAGCAACCAGGTGAAGAAGATGCAATGACACCTAAGCCAATTTATAAGGATAGTGATTATAAAAGTGGTGACAGACTATTAAATAAAGTTGCACTTATAACAGGTGGTGATAGCGGGATTGGTAGAGCTGTTGCGATCCATTATGCGAAGGAAGGTGCAAATGTAGCGATCGTATATTTAGATGAGGATCATGATGCACAGCAAACGAAAAAAGAGGTAGAAGCGGAAGGGAAAGAGTGTTTACTCATTAGAGGTGACCTCGGTAATGAATCGTTTTGTCAAGATGTAGTGAAACAAACGCTTAATAAGTTTGGTAAATTAGATATTTTAATTAACAATGCAGGAGAACAACATCCACAGCAAAATTTTGAAGACATTACATCAGCACAAATGGAGAAGACGTTTCGAACAAATGTGTTCGCGGCATTTTATTTAACAAATGCTTCACTACCACATTTGAAGGAAGGTAGTACAATCATTAATACGGCTTCAATTACTGCTTATCAAGGACATCCAACATTAATTGATTATTCATCTACAAAAGGCGCACTCGTTTCCTTTACTCGTTCACTTTCGACATCACTTGCGAGCAAAGGAATTCGTGTAAACGCTGTTGCACCAGGACCAATTTGGACACCACTCATTCCTTCTACATTTCCAGAAGATCAAGTTCAAACATTTGGAACAAATACACCGATGGGGAGAGCTGGTCAGCCAGAAGAATTAGCTCCAAGTTATGTATTTTTAGGCTCTGATGAATCTTCTTACATAACAGGACAAACGATTCATGTAAATGGTGGAACAATTTTAAATGGATAA